Genomic window (Spirosoma sp. KCTC 42546):
TGTGGCTGATATTTTAATAGACCCAACGCCCGGCTAACGCGCTGACCACGAATCAGGTCGGCGATTAACCGCATCTTACGGGGCGACGTGGGCACATCTTTAAGTCTCGCTACTGCTTCCATTTTTTTTATGGCTCGGTGCTCGGTGCTCAGCGCTCGGTTTTTTACAATACCATGCTCCTTGCTCTCTGCCCCATGCTGGATTTATCGTTTGCCCTTGTCTTTCTTTGCGGTGTGTCCCCGGAAGTTACGCGTTGGTGAAAATTCACCGAGCTTGTGACCTACCATGTTCTCCGTTACATAAACCGGGATAAACTTGTTGCCGTTGTGAACAGCGAAGGTATGGCCTACGAAATCCGGCGAAATCATCGAACGACGCGACCAGGTTTTGATGACCGATTTCTTGCCCGAATCATTCTGGGTCTGAACCTTATTGTCCAGACGGAAATCAATATATGGGCCTTTTTTGAGTGAACGTGCCATTGTTATCTGTTACTTTTTGCGTCGGCTAATAATCATGCTTTCAGATGCCTTGTTCTTGTTGCGGGTCTTCTGACCTTTGGCGAACTGGCCATTGCGTGAACGTGGGTGACCACCGGATGCCCGGCCTTCACCACCACCCATTGGGTGATCGACAGGGTTCATGACAACGGCACGAACACGTGGGCGACGGCCTAACCAACGGCTACGGCCTGCTTTCCCTACGACAACGTTCATATGGTCGGGGTTTGATACCGAACCAACCGTTGCCATACCAGCACTTAATACCCGGCGGGTTTCGCCCGAAGGAAGACGCAGGATAGCGTACTTATCTTCACGACCAACCAATTGTGCGTAGGTACCAGCTGAGCGAGCCATTGCGCCACCTTTACCAGGTGTCAACTCGATATTGTGAACGATTGTACCGATTGGCATCAGAGCCAGTGGTAATGCGTTACCAACATCTGGTGTCGACCCTTCGCCTGACTGAATCGTCTGACCGACAACAATGCCTTGAGGGGCGATGATGTAGCGTTTCTCACCGTCAACGTATTGCACCAGAGCGATGCGTGCCGTGCGGTTTGGATCGTATTCTACAGTCAAAACTTCGGCAGGTTGGCCGACTTTGTCGCGCTTGAAATCAATAATACGGTATTTCCGCTTATGACCTCCTCCAATGTAGCGCATAGTGCGGTGACCTTCGTTATTGCGGCCGCCGGTTCTCTTGATGGGCTCCAGCAGACTTTTCTCTGGCTTGGAGGCTGTTATTTCCGCAAAGTCGGGTGCCACGCGAAAACGTGTACTCGGCGTTATTGGTCTTAGTTTTTTAACTCCCATGACTGATTAATTGGTAGAGCAAGGCTCGGTTTACAGGTCAGCGTAGATATCAATTACTTCGCCTTCTGCCACCGTAACAATTGCTTTCTTAGTGGTTGGGGTCTTGCCCGATACAACACGTCCGTTGATGTTCTTGCTGCGTTTTTTTCCGTAAACCCGGAAAGTATTGACAGCCTCAACGTTTACGCCGTACATTTTCTCGATGGCTTTGCCGATCTCGAGTTTGTTGGCTTTTAGTTCAACCTCAAAAGCATACTTCCCTTGCTTGTTAAGGCCCGTCATTTTTTCAGTGACGATTGGTCGTTTCAGTACGCTCATGATTATTTTTCGAACAACGTTTGGATGGTTGACAGCGCTTCTTCGCTGATGAGCAGTTGATCGGCATTCATCAGATCGTAGGTATTCACCTGCGAAGCTGTGGTCACCTTCGCTTTCTGCACGTTCCGGCTCGACAATACAACATTTGTATTTACGTCGGGCAGAATGAGCAGCGTTTTACGACCCGTTAGGTTCAGATCATTCAGGAATTGAATGTAATCTTTGGTGCGGGGAGCTTCCAGCGTGATGCTGTCGATAACTGAAATCTTCTCAGCTTTTGCTTTTACAGCGTAAGCCGACTGGCGAGCCAGTGATTTCACTTTTTTGTTCAGTTTGAAGCTATAATCCCGGGGGCGAGGTCCGAAAATTGTACCACCACCCACGAATACGGGTGATTTGGCACTACCAGCGCGAGCACCGCCCGTACCTTTTTGCTTCTTCAGTTTGCGAGTCGAGTGTGCATTTTCAGCGCGCTCTTTCACTTTGTGCGTTCCCTGACGTTGATTAGCCAGGTATTGTTTCACGTCGAGGTAAATCGCGTGTTGGTTCGGTTCAATTCCGAAAACCTCCTCCGGAAGGGTGACCTTTTTGCCTGTGTCTACGCCCTTGCTGTTATATACGATTACTTCCATGGCCTATTTCTCAATAATAACGTATGAATTTTTGGCTCCGGGAATCGAACCGCTAACAACGAGCAGGTTTTGCTCAGGCAGAACACGCAATACGCGCAGGTTTTGCACCTTTACGCGGTTACCGCCCATCCGGCCAGCCATACGAAGACCTTTGAACACGCGCGATGGGAACGAACAGGCACCGATCGAACCTGGGTGACGACCCCGGTTATGCTGACCGTGCGTTTGACCGCCAACCCCAGCGAATCCATGACGTTTCACAACGCCCTGGAAACCACGACCTTTTGCTGTTCCAACTACGTCAACGAAGTCAGCTTCTGCAAATACGTCGGCTACCGTGAGGGTTTCACCTAAATTCAGCTCTTTCTCGAATTCTTTGAATTCAACCAGTTTGCGCTTAGGTGTGGTGCCAGCTTTTTTGAAGTGGCCCAACTCAGGCTTGTTACTGTGCTTTTCTTTTTTGTCGCCATAACCCAGCTGCACAGCTGTGTAGCCATCTTTCTCGACGCTACGAACTTGGGTTACAACACAGGGACCCGTCTCAATCACTGTACATGCCAGAGCCTGCCCGTCCGCATTGTACACGCTGGTCATCCCGATTTTCTTGCCAATTAAACCAGACATTTGTGTTTGTTTAAAGTAAGCAGGTAAAAAATAGGTACTCATTTTCCGTATCGGACCTTCCGAATCGGGCCGCAAAATTAGACAAATATTTGAATGAATCCTATATCTGCTTAACAATCAGCCAAAAAACAACATAAAAAAAGGTCGGGTGCGCTGCACCTGACCTTCAGAGGCATACAAAGCCATGCAATGCAAGGATTGTTTGCCAAAAAGTCAGATGTGGTTTCCTTGCGGACCTTCACCCTCGTATGTCGTTAGACTCGATGTTCCGAGTTTGGGACTGCAAAAGTAGAGAATAATTAGCAGAAATGGAAAATTTATTTTAAAGAAAGTTTTGTGGAGATGTTGATGTGTGTTTCGGAAAGCCTTGGGCAATAAATTGTTTGGTCGCTTTGGGACTAAACAATTATGATATGTTTATGATTTTCCACAAACATGCCGTCGCTAACGCGACTAAGCTAGCTCATTTCTATAGCCTGAATAATGAGCGACGTTGCTCGTTCGGTCGCGTAGCGACCTAATGTTTGTAGCAAAATCATCACCGCGCACTTCTAGTCGCGTAGCGACGGAATGATGACTTATTCTATCTGATTGAATATGTATCGCTCGTCATAAGGCACATTGAATTTGTTTAAAAACGCCGTATATCCTTCTAGGAACGTTCGCTTTCTATGATGTTCTTTCTGGTTGCTAATGTATTGGACGACTTCATCAATTTGAGAGTGGCTATAAGAGAAAGCTCCATAGCCCGTTTGCCATTCGAAATGCCCTTTTACTAATCGCTTGTCATTAATCCATTTCGATGAATCACCTTTTAAATCCTGCATCAAGTCAGAAATGGATTGTTTGGGATTAATGCCAATAAAAGCGTGGATATGATCGGGCATTCCGTTAATGGAAAGGAGCTTATGCCCTTGATTCTGAATAATGCCAGTCATGTAGCGGTATAAATCTTCTTTCCAGGCTGATTGAATAAGTCCGTAGCGGTGTTTGACCGCAAAAACGGTGTGTAAGTAGATTTGGGTGTAGGTGTTTGGCATACGGATTAGACGGTGATTTATTGGTTTGGTCGCTATGCGACCAGAAAAAAGGGTAGCCGATTCATGTGCTACAAACATTTAGTCGCTATGCGACTTTGGGACGAATTAACGCTTGAAATGAAGGATTTTTAAAATTGCCCTATACAGTAGGTTTACCCATTTTCTTCATTTAACTAGTATTATCGCAAAACGCTCGAATTCTTTACCGTTCATGTCTCAATCTGTAACTCGTCGTCAAACGCTGGCAGCCCTGACTGCCTCTGTAGGCGCAACCCTCTCGACTAATTCGCTGCAAGCCATGCCTGCGCCAACCGCTCAGTCTCCTTTTACGATTTGCCTGAACATGAGTACGATTCGAGGGCATAAGCTTGGATTTGTTAAGGAACTGGAAGCTGCTTCCAAGGCGGGATTTCGGTCCGTCGAAATATGGATTGAGACACTACAGACCTATCTTAAAAACGGTGGAACGACGGCTGAAGCCCGAAAGGTCCTGGCAGATAACGGTATAAAAGTTGAAAATGCGATTGGTTTTGCGCCCTGGATCATTGACGATGAAGCGGCTCGCGCCAAAGGGCTCGCTCAATTGAAGAGTGAGATGGAAATGCTGGCCGAAGTAGGATGCAAACGAGTGGCAACTCCGCCAATTGGGGCGCAGTCGCCAGGTAGTCCTAAAGTTGATTTATATAAAGCGGCCGAACGATATCGTGCGATTCTGGAAATAGGCGATAAAACGGGTGTTGTTCCTCAATTGGAGCTATGGGGTTTTTCGCCTAATCTAAGCCGGTTGAGTGAGGTTATGTTCGTGGCAATTGAGAGTGGTCACCCCTCTGCCAGGGTGTTGCTGGATATTTATCACCTCTACAAAGGTGGTTCAGGTAATACGATGCTTCCGCTGGTGGGAAAATCGGCTATTGAAGTATTCCACGTGAATGACTATACGGCCAATTTCACCCGTGAAAAAATAGTTGATGCGGATCGTGTATTTCCGGGTGATGGTGTTGCGCCTATTCGGGAGACATTGAAACTCATTAAACGAACTGATCAACCTATCGTTGTCTCGCTGGAGGTTTTCAATAAAGACTATTATGCACAGGATGCGCTGACTGTCACAAAAACGGCAATGGCGAAGATGAAAGCTATGGTGGCTGGGCT
Coding sequences:
- the rpsS gene encoding 30S ribosomal protein S19; this translates as MARSLKKGPYIDFRLDNKVQTQNDSGKKSVIKTWSRRSMISPDFVGHTFAVHNGNKFIPVYVTENMVGHKLGEFSPTRNFRGHTAKKDKGKR
- the rplC gene encoding 50S ribosomal protein L3, whose protein sequence is MSGLIGKKIGMTSVYNADGQALACTVIETGPCVVTQVRSVEKDGYTAVQLGYGDKKEKHSNKPELGHFKKAGTTPKRKLVEFKEFEKELNLGETLTVADVFAEADFVDVVGTAKGRGFQGVVKRHGFAGVGGQTHGQHNRGRHPGSIGACSFPSRVFKGLRMAGRMGGNRVKVQNLRVLRVLPEQNLLVVSGSIPGAKNSYVIIEK
- a CDS encoding sugar phosphate isomerase/epimerase, with the translated sequence MSQSVTRRQTLAALTASVGATLSTNSLQAMPAPTAQSPFTICLNMSTIRGHKLGFVKELEAASKAGFRSVEIWIETLQTYLKNGGTTAEARKVLADNGIKVENAIGFAPWIIDDEAARAKGLAQLKSEMEMLAEVGCKRVATPPIGAQSPGSPKVDLYKAAERYRAILEIGDKTGVVPQLELWGFSPNLSRLSEVMFVAIESGHPSARVLLDIYHLYKGGSGNTMLPLVGKSAIEVFHVNDYTANFTREKIVDADRVFPGDGVAPIRETLKLIKRTDQPIVVSLEVFNKDYYAQDALTVTKTAMAKMKAMVAGL
- the rplW gene encoding 50S ribosomal protein L23 → MSVLKRPIVTEKMTGLNKQGKYAFEVELKANKLEIGKAIEKMYGVNVEAVNTFRVYGKKRSKNINGRVVSGKTPTTKKAIVTVAEGEVIDIYADL
- the rplD gene encoding 50S ribosomal protein L4; its protein translation is MEVIVYNSKGVDTGKKVTLPEEVFGIEPNQHAIYLDVKQYLANQRQGTHKVKERAENAHSTRKLKKQKGTGGARAGSAKSPVFVGGGTIFGPRPRDYSFKLNKKVKSLARQSAYAVKAKAEKISVIDSITLEAPRTKDYIQFLNDLNLTGRKTLLILPDVNTNVVLSSRNVQKAKVTTASQVNTYDLMNADQLLISEEALSTIQTLFEK
- the rplB gene encoding 50S ribosomal protein L2, translating into MGVKKLRPITPSTRFRVAPDFAEITASKPEKSLLEPIKRTGGRNNEGHRTMRYIGGGHKRKYRIIDFKRDKVGQPAEVLTVEYDPNRTARIALVQYVDGEKRYIIAPQGIVVGQTIQSGEGSTPDVGNALPLALMPIGTIVHNIELTPGKGGAMARSAGTYAQLVGREDKYAILRLPSGETRRVLSAGMATVGSVSNPDHMNVVVGKAGRSRWLGRRPRVRAVVMNPVDHPMGGGEGRASGGHPRSRNGQFAKGQKTRNKNKASESMIISRRKK
- the tnpA gene encoding IS200/IS605 family transposase, encoding MPNTYTQIYLHTVFAVKHRYGLIQSAWKEDLYRYMTGIIQNQGHKLLSINGMPDHIHAFIGINPKQSISDLMQDLKGDSSKWINDKRLVKGHFEWQTGYGAFSYSHSQIDEVVQYISNQKEHHRKRTFLEGYTAFLNKFNVPYDERYIFNQIE